One Prolixibacteraceae bacterium DNA segment encodes these proteins:
- a CDS encoding TonB-dependent receptor, which produces MMRRTAICFYLLISLCLTSFAAMADGIIKGKIVDKATGEELLGSTVLLKGTTRGAATKFDGTFELKAPAGKQTLVFSYIGYTNLEKVVTVKENGVLDLGEVGLEDNAIGIAEVNVLASVATNRETPVAISTIKPEIIQEKLGSKEFPEILRSTPSVYVTRQGGGYGDSRINLRGFDSRNIAVLINGVPINGMENGKVYWSNWAGLNDVTRSMQVQRGLGAAKVAVPSVGGTINILTNSTDSKRGGNIYYGTGNDGRQKEAITLSTGINDKGWAASVNVAHNTGRGWVNATAYESFSYFANISKRINDYHSLSFTIFGAPQTHGQRYQRMKISEYQTIARNDFRYNADWGYKRGEMYNSSQNYYHKPQAILNHFWTVNPSTSITTALYASVGRGGGRRTAGSNKNAFDYKNEDYRVDGQIDYDKIMNENIAAKSEGSKAFFANNVNNHEWAGILSNLTHEFNDQLKLTGGYDFRWYKGIHYNEVEDLLGGDFALDSKDVNAGTRTVWEKDTIDYYNEGKIWWEGLFAQLEYSNDVVSAFVSGSVSGKQYKRVDLFRYKPGNQETDWHNFIGYSIKGGSNYNINENHNVFVNVGYFQRQPDFDAVYPNHENIYNEGAENEKVTSFEVGYGFKTRTFQVNVNGYYTYWADKTMNSVQYKNGTRYSATLLGVDALHMGLEMDAKYNPTDRLTMTAQASIGDWKWQNNVTDVQMYDDEQNPLGKPINVYIEGVHVGDAAQTTFSVGTDYEILNDLKIGLDYSFYGNNYSQFYVSSRSTAPAEGEDNPDSWKLPNYGLLDANIKWDFKLGKLSATLYGNANNILNTEYVSDARDGATHTWQDTEVYYGLGTTWSMGFRVRF; this is translated from the coding sequence ATGATGAGAAGAACTGCTATTTGTTTTTATCTCCTAATCAGTTTATGTCTTACCTCTTTTGCTGCAATGGCAGATGGTATCATAAAAGGAAAAATTGTCGATAAGGCAACAGGAGAAGAGCTACTCGGATCAACTGTCTTGTTAAAAGGAACAACAAGAGGAGCTGCTACGAAATTTGATGGAACTTTCGAACTGAAAGCCCCAGCAGGGAAACAGACACTTGTGTTTTCTTATATTGGTTATACCAATCTAGAAAAAGTAGTAACTGTAAAAGAAAATGGAGTTTTGGATCTAGGAGAAGTAGGTCTAGAAGATAACGCAATCGGTATTGCCGAAGTGAATGTATTGGCATCCGTTGCAACAAATCGAGAAACTCCTGTTGCAATCTCAACCATTAAACCAGAAATTATTCAAGAGAAACTTGGTTCAAAAGAATTTCCAGAAATTCTTCGTTCTACTCCATCTGTGTATGTAACACGTCAAGGTGGTGGATATGGTGATTCTCGTATTAATTTAAGAGGTTTTGATTCACGTAATATCGCGGTATTGATTAATGGTGTACCTATTAATGGTATGGAGAATGGTAAAGTTTACTGGAGTAACTGGGCTGGTCTAAACGATGTAACTCGTTCGATGCAGGTACAGCGTGGTTTGGGTGCTGCGAAAGTAGCCGTACCATCAGTAGGTGGAACTATTAATATTTTGACTAATAGTACTGATTCGAAACGTGGTGGTAATATTTATTACGGAACTGGTAATGATGGCCGCCAAAAAGAGGCAATAACTCTTTCTACAGGTATTAACGATAAAGGTTGGGCTGCCTCAGTGAATGTAGCTCACAATACAGGTAGAGGTTGGGTTAATGCAACAGCATATGAGTCTTTTTCATACTTTGCCAATATCTCAAAGCGTATTAATGATTATCACAGTTTGTCTTTCACTATTTTTGGTGCACCACAGACTCATGGTCAGAGATACCAAAGAATGAAGATCTCGGAGTATCAGACTATTGCAAGAAATGATTTTCGTTACAATGCAGATTGGGGTTATAAAAGAGGTGAGATGTATAACTCTTCTCAAAACTACTATCACAAGCCTCAAGCAATATTAAATCACTTCTGGACTGTTAATCCTTCTACTAGTATCACAACTGCTCTATATGCATCTGTTGGTAGAGGTGGTGGACGTAGAACAGCTGGTTCTAATAAAAATGCTTTTGATTACAAAAATGAAGACTATCGTGTTGATGGACAAATCGACTACGATAAGATCATGAATGAAAACATTGCAGCAAAATCAGAAGGTTCTAAAGCATTCTTTGCAAATAATGTGAATAACCATGAGTGGGCAGGTATCTTGTCAAACTTAACTCATGAGTTTAATGACCAATTAAAACTTACAGGAGGTTATGACTTCCGTTGGTATAAAGGAATTCACTACAATGAGGTAGAAGATCTTCTTGGAGGTGATTTTGCTTTGGATAGCAAAGATGTGAATGCTGGAACAAGAACTGTTTGGGAAAAAGATACTATCGATTATTACAATGAAGGTAAAATATGGTGGGAAGGGCTTTTTGCTCAGTTAGAGTACTCTAATGACGTTGTTTCTGCATTTGTTTCAGGATCTGTTTCAGGAAAACAGTATAAACGTGTTGACCTGTTCAGATATAAGCCAGGAAATCAAGAGACAGATTGGCATAATTTCATCGGATATAGTATTAAAGGAGGATCTAACTATAACATTAACGAAAATCACAATGTGTTCGTAAATGTTGGTTATTTCCAGCGCCAACCAGATTTCGATGCTGTGTACCCTAATCATGAAAATATCTATAATGAGGGTGCAGAGAATGAAAAAGTGACAAGTTTTGAGGTTGGATATGGATTTAAAACTAGAACATTCCAAGTGAATGTGAATGGATATTATACATATTGGGCAGATAAAACAATGAACAGTGTACAGTATAAAAATGGTACTCGTTACTCAGCAACTCTTCTTGGTGTAGATGCACTTCATATGGGTCTTGAGATGGATGCAAAATATAATCCAACAGACCGTTTAACTATGACAGCTCAAGCTTCTATTGGAGATTGGAAATGGCAAAATAATGTTACTGATGTTCAGATGTATGATGATGAGCAGAACCCTCTAGGTAAACCTATCAACGTATATATTGAAGGGGTACATGTTGGAGATGCTGCACAAACTACATTTAGTGTTGGTACAGATTACGAAATATTGAATGATCTTAAAATTGGTCTAGACTATAGTTTCTATGGAAATAACTATTCACAATTCTATGTGTCAAGTAGAAGTACTGCACCTGCTGAAGGAGAAGACAACCCAGATTCATGGAAGCTACCTAATTATGGTTTATTAGACGCGAATATAAAGTGGGACTTTAAGTTGGGTAAATTGAGTGCTACACTTTATGGTAATGCGAATAATATTCTTAATACAGAGTATGTTTCTGATGCAAGAGATGGTGCAACTCACACTTGGCAAGATACTGAAGTTTATTACGGACTAGGAACTACATGGTCAATGGGATTCAGAGTTCGATTCTAA
- a CDS encoding patatin-like phospholipase family protein, translated as MKKEIALVLGGGGAKGLAHIGAIRALEELGYSIKEVVGTSIGALVGGAYCAGGLDEMEKKMRSMTKTDYLKLVDFTLGKEGWVKGDRIFEIMEKEIISDQNVGNLSIPFTAIATDLNSNEIAPFRNGSLFQAIRASISIPEFFVPVHQDGMKLVDGGLLSPLPIEFVQNKDLPVFAVNLSGKPTAKAEVIKESSENRIIPKIHLPSLKIVSVDILTSSIELMLMKISEQTIELRKPEQVISIPWNSCLFHEFYKAESQIELGYTIAIQQFKS; from the coding sequence ATGAAGAAAGAGATTGCACTTGTTTTAGGTGGTGGTGGAGCTAAGGGATTGGCACATATTGGTGCGATACGTGCCCTTGAGGAGTTGGGTTACTCTATTAAAGAGGTTGTTGGAACTTCTATTGGAGCGCTGGTCGGTGGTGCTTATTGTGCTGGAGGATTAGATGAGATGGAGAAGAAGATGAGGTCTATGACCAAAACAGATTATTTAAAGTTGGTAGATTTTACATTAGGTAAAGAGGGATGGGTAAAAGGAGATCGTATCTTCGAAATTATGGAGAAGGAGATTATTTCTGATCAAAATGTTGGGAATTTAAGTATCCCTTTTACAGCTATTGCAACAGATCTGAATAGTAATGAAATTGCCCCTTTTCGGAATGGTTCTTTATTTCAAGCTATTCGTGCATCTATTTCTATTCCGGAATTCTTTGTTCCTGTCCATCAAGATGGAATGAAATTAGTAGATGGAGGATTGCTCTCTCCTTTACCAATAGAGTTTGTTCAGAATAAAGACCTTCCAGTTTTTGCTGTAAATCTAAGTGGCAAACCCACAGCAAAAGCGGAAGTTATTAAGGAGAGCTCTGAGAATAGAATCATCCCTAAAATACACCTTCCGTCTTTAAAAATTGTGAGTGTCGATATATTGACCTCTTCTATTGAACTAATGCTGATGAAAATTAGTGAACAAACTATTGAACTGAGAAAACCAGAACAGGTGATTTCTATCCCATGGAATAGCTGTCTTTTTCATGAATTTTACAAAGCTGAATCACAGATAGAATTGGGATACACCATAGCAATTCAGCAATTTAAATCTTAG
- a CDS encoding Crp/Fnr family transcriptional regulator codes for MNPHLHSFKQFLLSHSPDVENFWTDIAEICEIKHLKQGESLLRKGQKCNYFYFRESGIMRAFDIEDNGNERTRVLFTKQRLFTNYESYEFDEISNLNIVSINESVIICIRKDQYVKLLYKHPEFSMLMIRLLMMTITRILQRRYKLDILKPYDRYLLLKNYIPQVFNDVPQKYLASYLNITTVSLSRMNKRYIEELKENK; via the coding sequence ATGAATCCGCATTTACATAGTTTCAAACAATTCCTTCTTTCTCACTCTCCTGATGTTGAGAATTTTTGGACAGATATAGCTGAAATATGTGAAATAAAACACTTAAAACAAGGAGAAAGTTTACTCAGAAAAGGACAAAAATGCAACTATTTCTATTTTCGAGAAAGTGGCATTATGAGAGCGTTTGACATTGAAGATAACGGAAATGAAAGAACGCGTGTACTTTTTACGAAACAAAGGCTCTTTACCAACTATGAGAGTTATGAATTCGATGAAATCTCTAATTTAAACATCGTTTCCATCAATGAATCGGTAATCATTTGTATCAGAAAAGATCAGTATGTGAAGTTATTATACAAACATCCAGAATTTTCTATGTTGATGATTAGGTTGCTAATGATGACAATTACACGGATTCTTCAAAGAAGATATAAGTTAGACATCTTAAAACCATACGATAGATATTTGCTTCTCAAGAACTATATTCCTCAAGTTTTCAATGATGTACCACAAAAATATCTTGCTTCATATTTAAATATCACCACTGTTTCATTAAGTCGAATGAATAAAAGATATATTGAAGAGTTGAAAGAAAATAAATAA
- a CDS encoding HlyD family secretion protein: protein MKKKSLIAIIILVVLGSAYFVYEMFQVVETDDAQIESKITPITSRLDAFVDSVYIEDHQIVHKGDTLIQLDRVPFQLKIDQTKAQIDVLTEELQTDSIDLKNSYKEYQIQCLKQDEIKTAYWKVNSNYTRVEKMFQSHACTLDDFNTAKAENQMYQSRYDAQVLTTQKALLAHQKSKNNIERTLADRKEKIAELKLTKLTLSYTTITAPYAGKLYKTNIKKGQFIKRAQQITELTDIENLWIIANFKETQIEPLHIGTNVSIHVDAFPKNKLRGKIVSISPATGAKFALFPKDNATGNFIKVVQRVPIKIKFNKGEDINRLVPGLNVQVKIIK, encoded by the coding sequence ATGAAGAAAAAGTCACTTATAGCCATCATTATTCTTGTAGTACTAGGTTCTGCCTATTTTGTATATGAAATGTTTCAAGTCGTAGAAACAGATGATGCACAAATTGAATCAAAGATTACTCCCATCACGAGTCGCCTAGACGCATTTGTGGATTCTGTATATATTGAAGACCATCAGATAGTTCATAAAGGGGATACTCTAATACAGTTGGACAGAGTCCCATTCCAATTAAAAATAGATCAAACGAAAGCACAAATAGACGTCCTAACCGAAGAACTTCAGACAGACTCGATAGACCTTAAAAACAGTTATAAAGAGTATCAGATCCAATGCTTAAAACAAGATGAAATAAAAACGGCATATTGGAAAGTCAATAGCAATTACACTCGTGTTGAAAAGATGTTTCAAAGTCATGCCTGTACTTTAGATGACTTCAATACTGCCAAAGCCGAAAACCAGATGTATCAAAGTCGATACGATGCACAAGTTCTTACAACTCAAAAAGCACTTTTAGCACATCAAAAGAGCAAGAACAATATAGAGAGAACCTTAGCAGATCGCAAAGAGAAAATTGCAGAATTAAAACTTACTAAACTGACCCTATCCTATACTACCATCACCGCACCATATGCTGGGAAACTATATAAGACCAATATTAAAAAGGGGCAATTTATCAAAAGAGCTCAACAAATAACAGAACTTACTGATATCGAGAATCTATGGATTATTGCAAACTTCAAAGAGACACAAATTGAACCTCTACATATTGGTACCAATGTCTCTATACATGTAGATGCATTTCCTAAAAATAAACTGAGAGGAAAGATTGTATCCATATCACCAGCAACGGGTGCTAAGTTTGCACTATTCCCTAAAGATAATGCAACAGGGAACTTTATCAAAGTAGTGCAAAGAGTACCTATCAAGATTAAGTTTAATAAAGGAGAAGATATTAACAGACTCGTACCAGGTCTTAATGTTCAAGTGAAAATAATCAAATAG
- the nadA gene encoding quinolinate synthase NadA: MEPIQIKEMLDEKGFIDMPISNEADIVNQIEKLKKEKNAIILGHFYISPELQDISDFLGDSLALARKAQETEADIIVFLGVHFMGETAKILNPNKKVIIPDLNAGCSLAESAPKEAFAAFKAKYPDHQVISYINCTADIKTLTDVVVTSSNARQIVDSFPQDTKLIFAPDKNLGNYMNSVTGRDMVLWDGACMVHEKYSLEKIIKMMDDHKDAKFIAHPECEQPVLLVADFVGSTTALLNYVKSSEVSKFIIATESGILHQMSKECPDKILIPAPSIDSTCGCNDCTFMKLNTLPKLYNALKFEQPEIILSEETIEQSKSPILRMLELSK; this comes from the coding sequence ATGGAACCCATACAGATTAAAGAGATGTTAGATGAGAAAGGATTTATTGATATGCCTATCTCAAATGAAGCGGACATCGTAAACCAAATAGAAAAATTAAAGAAGGAGAAAAATGCCATTATTCTAGGGCATTTCTATATCTCTCCGGAACTACAGGATATTTCAGATTTCTTAGGAGATAGCTTGGCTTTGGCTCGAAAAGCACAGGAAACTGAGGCGGATATTATTGTATTCTTAGGGGTGCACTTTATGGGAGAGACGGCTAAAATCTTAAACCCTAATAAGAAAGTGATTATACCAGATTTAAATGCAGGATGTTCTCTTGCGGAGTCTGCTCCTAAAGAAGCTTTTGCTGCATTCAAAGCAAAATATCCAGACCATCAGGTGATCTCTTATATAAACTGTACTGCGGATATTAAGACGTTAACCGATGTTGTGGTTACTTCGTCAAATGCCCGTCAGATAGTAGACTCATTCCCTCAAGATACAAAATTGATTTTTGCACCGGATAAAAATCTAGGAAATTATATGAACTCCGTCACTGGTAGAGATATGGTTCTTTGGGATGGAGCTTGTATGGTACATGAAAAGTACTCTTTGGAGAAAATTATCAAAATGATGGATGACCATAAAGATGCTAAGTTTATTGCACACCCCGAATGTGAGCAACCAGTGCTTCTTGTGGCTGATTTTGTTGGATCAACAACAGCTTTATTAAACTATGTAAAGAGTAGTGAAGTATCAAAGTTTATCATTGCAACAGAGAGTGGCATTCTTCATCAGATGAGTAAAGAGTGTCCTGATAAGATATTGATTCCTGCTCCTTCTATTGACTCAACATGTGGATGTAATGATTGTACTTTTATGAAGTTAAATACGCTTCCTAAATTGTATAATGCATTAAAATTTGAACAACCAGAGATCATTTTGTCGGAGGAGACTATAGAACAATCGAAGTCTCCGATATTGCGAATGCTTGAGTTATCCAAGTGA
- a CDS encoding DHA2 family efflux MFS transporter permease subunit has product MNQKQVGSFTQPMSLHKKFLVLIVTFSALLEIIDSTIVNVATPDIMGNLGTTLDQISWATNAYSISNLLTVIIAPWLANKLGRRNYIVGSMLIFTLCSYFCGQATNVWELVFFRFLQGAGGGAFLVTGQTIVIESFPKEKLQMANALFTMGLILGPALGPVLGGYLVESFSWPYIFYINIPLGIIATIGLYSLVEDSPYRNKNAKIDKVQYTFLALFVMSFITVLENGEREDWFAEPYIVVLTIIACITLLCYIFSSLKSKHPVINFHLFKDKNFAIFNIVNILSSIGMYSSTFSAPIFTQQILGYSPLQNALLILPATTLGLLLTPWVGKIPKKMSYLIAANLLSSVAIITFASLFFHSTPDISGHRITTMYIIRSLGFTLLFSPLSTLMFMNIKPENLSDASSTYSTIRKLSQTMGVAFTSTFIAQRLPVKEQQIGTMVQASSVGYQHRLHELIDKLQGMGHSLTEATSKAQQLLHSSYVEQFTFAGYRDAYAITLFSFLTCIIIVTLYTAYLLKEKGEKK; this is encoded by the coding sequence ATGAATCAAAAACAAGTAGGTTCTTTCACTCAACCAATGAGCCTTCACAAAAAATTTCTTGTTCTTATTGTCACTTTTAGTGCATTACTAGAGATTATTGATTCCACAATAGTAAATGTAGCCACCCCAGATATCATGGGAAATCTAGGGACTACATTAGATCAAATCAGTTGGGCAACCAATGCTTATTCGATCTCGAACCTATTAACAGTAATCATTGCTCCATGGTTGGCAAATAAGTTAGGAAGACGAAACTATATCGTGGGGTCCATGCTGATTTTCACCTTATGCTCGTATTTCTGTGGTCAAGCAACCAATGTCTGGGAGTTGGTTTTCTTTCGATTCTTACAGGGTGCAGGAGGAGGTGCCTTTCTTGTCACAGGCCAAACTATTGTTATTGAATCATTTCCCAAGGAAAAATTACAGATGGCCAATGCTCTTTTTACCATGGGGCTAATTCTTGGTCCTGCGCTAGGACCGGTGTTAGGGGGATATCTTGTTGAATCTTTCTCATGGCCTTATATCTTCTATATCAATATTCCTTTAGGAATCATTGCAACCATTGGTCTTTACTCGCTAGTTGAAGATAGTCCATATCGAAATAAGAATGCCAAGATAGATAAAGTGCAGTATACATTCTTAGCACTCTTTGTGATGTCATTCATTACAGTATTAGAGAATGGTGAACGAGAGGATTGGTTCGCTGAGCCCTATATTGTTGTGTTAACAATTATCGCGTGTATTACACTCTTATGTTATATATTTAGCTCGCTAAAATCTAAGCATCCAGTGATCAATTTTCATCTCTTTAAAGATAAAAACTTCGCCATTTTCAATATTGTGAATATATTATCTTCTATAGGGATGTACTCTAGTACATTTTCAGCACCTATTTTCACACAGCAGATATTAGGATATTCGCCACTTCAAAATGCACTTCTTATCTTACCCGCTACAACATTAGGTTTACTTTTAACCCCATGGGTGGGAAAAATACCAAAGAAGATGTCATATTTGATCGCAGCCAATCTTCTGTCCTCAGTTGCAATTATAACTTTTGCATCGTTATTTTTTCATTCAACACCCGATATCTCTGGACATAGGATTACAACAATGTATATTATCAGAAGCCTCGGTTTTACACTTCTATTCTCTCCATTAAGTACTTTAATGTTTATGAATATTAAGCCAGAAAATCTATCAGATGCTTCTAGTACATATAGTACAATCCGAAAATTGAGTCAGACCATGGGAGTTGCATTTACTTCTACCTTTATTGCACAACGCCTTCCCGTAAAAGAACAACAAATCGGAACCATGGTGCAAGCTTCAAGTGTTGGTTATCAACACAGATTGCATGAGCTCATCGATAAATTACAAGGGATGGGCCACTCTCTAACCGAAGCTACAAGTAAAGCACAACAACTTCTACATAGTTCCTATGTAGAGCAATTCACATTCGCTGGCTATAGAGATGCGTATGCAATCACCTTGTTCTCCTTTTTAACATGCATAATAATCGTAACTCTTTATACTGCTTACTTGTTGAAAGAGAAAGGAGAGAAAAAATAG
- a CDS encoding TolC family protein, which produces MGNKRIILFFLPIALLLSIQFACAEKNNAKHVLSLQECISILLKNNLTLKDRHLTNEQIKLEVDRQRCFNRPQVQGDISFKDNYQVGSMIIPGETTPVSIGSNITSMATVNATQSIYDKRQHLQIEEQKQKVRLSEIKTSITTEDLIYQTGLLYFAINSTCEMEQVLKEQYQLQSSIMSETSARVHNGFALSTDLQQMQVELLDVKSKQASLEMEKIQLINKLKKNLNIDTSDTLVLSDNYKIESKKTLQYPDFYKLSTVQLLQQQKSIDSLNIRKTNALKSPTISLFANYGFQNISLELNDLISDKSCSDVGSVGIKLSIPIFTSGKINKEIAQHKLEFQKHEVEAKIAEEKTNYLNAKAKFYSNKKKLALSEKQKELSEEVLKVVDQRYKNGKVVITDLLKAQEDLLENRVRYTQKNYDLQSSILELLYCQGRIKEITL; this is translated from the coding sequence ATGGGGAACAAAAGAATTATTCTATTTTTCTTACCTATAGCACTATTGCTGTCAATACAATTTGCATGTGCAGAGAAGAATAATGCGAAGCATGTTTTATCTCTTCAAGAATGTATCTCAATCTTGCTCAAGAATAACCTGACATTAAAAGATCGTCATCTAACAAACGAACAAATAAAGCTCGAAGTAGATAGACAAAGATGCTTTAACAGACCACAAGTTCAAGGAGATATAAGTTTTAAAGACAATTACCAAGTTGGTAGTATGATTATCCCAGGTGAAACTACTCCTGTCTCTATTGGTTCGAACATTACGAGCATGGCTACAGTAAATGCAACACAATCGATATACGATAAGAGACAGCACTTACAAATAGAAGAACAGAAGCAGAAAGTAAGATTATCAGAGATAAAGACGTCTATCACGACAGAAGATCTTATTTATCAAACTGGACTTCTCTACTTTGCAATCAACTCTACTTGTGAGATGGAACAGGTTTTAAAGGAGCAATACCAGCTACAATCGAGTATTATGTCAGAAACATCTGCTCGTGTTCATAATGGATTTGCACTATCCACTGATCTTCAACAGATGCAAGTCGAACTGCTTGATGTAAAAAGCAAACAGGCTTCACTTGAAATGGAAAAAATACAATTAATCAACAAACTCAAAAAGAATCTAAACATAGATACAAGTGACACATTGGTTTTGTCTGACAATTATAAGATCGAATCTAAAAAAACACTCCAATATCCTGACTTCTACAAGCTATCAACAGTTCAATTATTACAACAACAGAAGTCTATTGATTCATTAAATATTCGTAAAACTAATGCTTTAAAAAGTCCAACAATATCCCTCTTTGCAAATTATGGTTTTCAGAATATCTCTTTAGAACTAAATGATCTTATCTCAGACAAGTCCTGTTCGGATGTTGGAAGTGTTGGAATAAAACTTTCTATTCCAATATTTACCTCCGGGAAGATAAACAAAGAGATAGCACAACATAAATTGGAATTTCAAAAACATGAAGTAGAAGCCAAGATTGCTGAAGAGAAAACGAATTACTTAAATGCCAAAGCTAAGTTTTATTCAAACAAGAAGAAATTAGCCCTCTCAGAAAAACAAAAGGAACTTTCGGAGGAGGTGCTAAAAGTTGTAGATCAACGATATAAAAATGGGAAAGTTGTCATTACAGACCTTTTGAAAGCACAAGAGGACCTTCTTGAGAATAGAGTTCGATATACACAGAAAAATTATGACCTACAATCCTCTATTTTGGAGCTACTATACTGTCAAGGTCGTATTAAAGAGATTACCCTATAA
- the typA gene encoding translational GTPase TypA, whose amino-acid sequence MQNIRNIAIIAHVDHGKTTLVDKMILQANILRKNQETKDLILDNNDLERERGITILSKNVSVQYNETKINIIDTPGHSDFGGEVERVLNMADGVLLLVDAFEGTMPQTRFVLEKAIALGLKPIVVVNKVDKPNCRPEEVQEQVFDLMFSLGATEDQLEFPTIYGSAKQGWMSEEWNNPTEDITPLLDAIIEHIPAPVENPGTPQMLITSLDFSNYVGRIAIGRINRGELKEGMNVSLAKRDGSISRTKIKEIYTFSGLGKEKVESVKNGDICSLVGINGFDIGDTICDFENPEPLKPIAVDEPTMSMLFTINNSPFFGKEGKYVTSRHLSDRLKAELEKNLALRVEPTSSADAWNVYGRGVLHLSVLIETMRREGYELQVGQPQVLIKEIDGVKNEPIEELSIDLPEELSSTAVDLVSRRKGEMLNMERKDDRIHLEFRIPSRGIIGLRTNMLTATQGEAVMSHRFVAYEPYKGAIPTRTNGSLIAMETGTTFAYALNKLQDRGNYFVDPQENIYVGQVVGESSRADDIVLNVTKSKKQSNVRSSGTDDKVKLAPPIRFSLEEALEYIQKDEYVEVTPESIRIRKILLDENERKRASKQIG is encoded by the coding sequence ATGCAAAATATTAGAAATATTGCAATCATCGCTCACGTTGACCACGGTAAAACTACTTTGGTAGATAAGATGATCTTGCAAGCGAATATTCTTCGAAAAAATCAGGAAACAAAAGATCTTATCCTTGACAACAATGATCTTGAGAGAGAGAGAGGAATTACTATTCTATCTAAAAACGTATCTGTTCAATACAATGAAACAAAGATCAACATTATCGATACTCCAGGTCACTCGGATTTCGGTGGTGAAGTAGAACGTGTTCTTAATATGGCAGATGGTGTTCTTCTTTTGGTAGATGCCTTTGAAGGAACAATGCCTCAAACTCGCTTTGTTTTGGAAAAAGCGATTGCATTAGGTCTTAAACCTATTGTGGTTGTGAATAAGGTAGACAAACCAAACTGTCGTCCTGAAGAAGTTCAAGAACAAGTATTCGATCTAATGTTTAGCCTTGGTGCTACTGAAGACCAACTAGAGTTTCCTACCATTTATGGTTCAGCTAAACAAGGTTGGATGAGTGAAGAATGGAATAACCCAACAGAAGATATTACACCTCTTCTAGATGCAATTATTGAACATATTCCTGCTCCAGTAGAGAACCCAGGTACCCCTCAGATGTTAATTACTTCTCTTGATTTCTCTAATTATGTTGGTCGTATCGCTATCGGTCGTATCAATAGAGGAGAATTGAAAGAAGGAATGAATGTATCTCTTGCAAAACGTGATGGTTCTATCTCTAGAACTAAAATTAAAGAGATCTACACTTTCTCTGGTCTTGGAAAAGAAAAGGTAGAGTCTGTGAAAAATGGAGATATCTGTTCTCTTGTTGGTATCAACGGTTTTGACATTGGGGATACTATTTGTGATTTCGAAAACCCTGAGCCATTAAAGCCTATTGCTGTTGACGAACCTACAATGAGCATGTTGTTTACTATTAACAACTCTCCATTCTTCGGAAAAGAGGGTAAATATGTTACAAGTAGACACCTAAGCGATCGTCTTAAAGCAGAGCTTGAGAAGAACCTTGCTCTTAGAGTGGAGCCTACATCTTCAGCGGATGCTTGGAATGTATATGGTCGTGGTGTACTTCACTTATCTGTACTTATCGAAACAATGCGTCGCGAAGGATATGAACTTCAAGTAGGACAGCCTCAAGTTTTAATAAAAGAGATTGATGGCGTGAAAAACGAGCCTATTGAGGAGTTGAGCATTGACCTTCCTGAAGAACTTTCATCCACTGCAGTAGACCTTGTCTCTCGTCGTAAAGGTGAAATGTTAAATATGGAGCGCAAGGACGATAGAATTCATTTAGAATTCCGTATCCCTTCTCGTGGTATCATTGGACTTCGTACAAATATGCTTACTGCTACTCAAGGCGAAGCTGTAATGTCTCACCGTTTTGTTGCTTATGAACCTTATAAAGGTGCAATCCCAACACGTACAAATGGTTCATTGATTGCAATGGAGACTGGTACAACTTTTGCATACGCACTAAACAAACTTCAAGATAGAGGAAACTATTTTGTAGATCCACAAGAGAATATCTATGTTGGACAGGTTGTTGGTGAAAGCAGTAGAGCTGACGATATTGTTTTGAACGTTACAAAAAGTAAAAAACAATCAAACGTACGTTCATCAGGTACGGATGACAAAGTAAAACTTGCTCCACCTATTCGTTTTAGTCTTGAAGAAGCTTTGGAATATATCCAAAAAGACGAATATGTAGAGGTAACTCCTGAATCTATCAGAATCCGTAAAATTCTTTTAGATGAAAACGAAAGAAAAAGAGCATCAAAACAGATAGGATAA